CGGCAACCGTCCACACCGAATTTATGAAACCCCCGCCGGCATGCTCAATGCCATCGGACTTCAAAATCCAGGGGTTCAGGCGGTCATCGACGACATTTTGCCCTCGCTCAATTTCGACGAAACTCGTTTCGTCGCCAACGTTTCGGGATCGACCGTGGAAGAGTACGAAGAGGTCACCCGCCTGTTCGATGATTCATCAGTGGATGCCATTGAGATCAACATCTCGTGTCCGAACGTGAAAGAAGGTGGCGTTGCGTTCGGCAACAGCCCGGACATGTCCGCCCGTGTGGTTGCGGCCTGTCGCGCAGCGACCTCCAAACCACTCATCACAAAACTATCGCCCAATCAAACAGATATCGCCGAAAATGCGCGACGCTGTATCGAAGCCGGGAGTGACGCATTCTCCGTCATCAACACCTTGCAGGGAATGGCAATTGATGCGGAAACCCGTCGCCCCATTCTCGGCAACGTTCAAGGCGGGCTTTCAGGCCCCGCGATCAAACCCGTCGCATTGCTCAAAGTTCATCAGGTCTATCAAGTCTGCCGACCGCACGGTATCCCCATCATCGGTCAAGGCGGGGTTATCAGCGCGACCGATGCCATAGAATTCCTGATTGCCGGCGCCAGCGCCATCGGCATCGGCACAGCCCTGTTCTATGATCCACTCGTGTGTCACAAGATCTGCGAAGGACTTCGAGCCTACCTTACTCGCCACAAACTGACGCACATCTCCGAGTTAGTGGGCAGCCTAAAATGGGCAGGCCAGACAGCCTGAATAAAAAATTTAATGTCTCGCCACGCAATTCGGTGCATACTAGCGAAGCTGTCAAGCAAAACCGCTGCTTGGCGCAGGCGTCGCTTCACCCCGTGGTGCGGCTTCGTATGGTACCGGACGACGGTCTCGTGATCCTCCCGGTGATTTACGCTGATCAGCCCTGATTGGCGCGTTTTTTATTTTCGGAATAGTGTTTTATGTCCAAATCAATTTACGTAGGCAACATCCCCTTCACCACGACCGAAGAGGAGTTGCGGGACTTGTTCTCAGCCCATGGTTCTGTGCTGTCCGTCAAACTCGTTTCTGATCGGGAAACCGGTCGTCCCCGTGGTTTCGCTTTCGTGGAAATGGAATCCGACCAGGCCGATGCAGCCATTGATGCACTCAACGGAAGCCAGCTTGGCGGACGTAGCCTGCGTGTGAACGAAGCGCTTGAGCGCGGCGCCAGCCGCCCGAGCCGCGGGCCGCGTCGTCAATTCTAAGTTTTCCCGAAAACTAGCCAGCTGCGACTGATCTCTCTTTCCATCGTGGCTGCAGTTCGGCCTAGCGTCCGGTGAATCCGGGCGCTAGGCTGGCTATTGTTTGACAATACCTAATCTAGCCCACCACCAGACCGTCAAACTAACGCTCAACCACCCGCCTATTCTGCCGATAGAGCCACAACAGGATGGCTTGAATAACAATCTCTGTGAAAGCCCGTTTCCGGAGTGCCGTTGGGCTGATCCCAACTCGAAACGGGGCGAACGGACTATTCATCACGGTTATTCCGTCTTGAACCACGATCCGGCAATTCATCAGAGCGGAGAGAACTATCTAAAGATGGCGGTTTCAACCCTCATTTGCGACGACTCAGCCATGGCACGCAAGCAAATTTCTCGTGCGCTGCCGGAAGAATGGCTTGGCTCGATTCGAATGGCTTCCAATGGCGTCGAAGCACTTGAAGTGATTCGGACCGGTGGTGGCGACTTGGTTTTTCTCGACTTGACCATGCCGGAGATGGACGGCTTCCAGGTCCTTGAAACCATCCGACGCGAAGATCTGAACACCCTGGTGTTTGTCGTATCCGCTGACGTACAACCCGAAGCGCGAGCACGCGTGATGGAACTGGGAGCGCTGGATTTTATTCGCAAGCCTGTCGACAAAGAGCGGCTTCGCTCGGCCATGAAGAGCTGTGGGTTGCTATGAACACGGCCGTTCAGTTCACCGAAGCGCAGCGTGACTGCCTCCAAGAGACGATCAATATTGCCATGGGCCAAGCCGGCGACTCCTTGGCGAGGCTTTTGAATGTCTTTATCTATCTTTCGGTCCCTACAGTTTCCTTGATCGCGCCAGGACAAATGATCGGGGCGCTGAGCGGTTTGCTAAAACACGACTCCGCCGTATCGGCCGTACGCCAGGGCTACTACGGCGCCACCGATCCCCAAGGATTGCGGGGAGAAAGCATTGTGGTTTTCAGTGATGCCAGTTACCACGAGCTCGCTAATCTGCTAGCCTACGACAGTCAGTTGGACCTTCACGCCCAGCAGGAACTCCTGCTGGATGTGAGCAACATTCTGAACGGTGCATGCCTGGGTAGCCTTGCCAACCAGCTTGGCCAGCAGTTGAGCTATGCGCCCCCGGCATTGATCGGCCAAGGCATTCCAATTCAAAACGTTGTCGACCCACAGCAATTAAACTGGCACCAGGTCTTGGTTGTTAACATCAATTACAAGCTCGAAAACAATAGATTCCAGTGCGACATGTTGCTGCTTATGCCGGATCCCACTGTCCGCGTGCTATTACAATCATTAGATCGAATTCTGGATCAATTGGAGTGAGTGAATTACCGCTTGCCCGGATTTTTCCGCTGATTGTCGACCAAATCAACCTGGGTGTTTTCGTGGTCGATAAAGACATGCGCGTCCAATTGTGGAACCGTTATCTGGCCAGTCGCAGTGGATATCCCAGCGACGAGATCGTGGGTAAGAACCTTTTCGATGCCTTTCCCGAACTACCTAAAGCGTGGCTAGAAAAGAAGATTCACAGCGTTTTCGTTCTGAACAATTTCGCCTTCACATCTTGGGAACAACGCCCCTTTCTCTTTCCGTTTCAACACAACCGGCCGGTTACCGGAAACCTCGAGCACATGCGTCAGGATTGCACGTTTTTTCCTTTGCACCTGGACCCGAGTGGCGAAGTCTCCGCGGTGTGTATCACCATTAGCGACGCCACAGATGCAGCGATCTATCACACACAGCTATCGACCACACTGCAAAAACTGGAAGAGCAAAGCCAATTGGACGGACTCACTGAAACGTTCAATCGCGCCTATTGGGAGCAGCGCTTGCGTGAGGAAATCGCGCGAACTCAGCGTTATGCACACCCCTTGTCACTGGTGATCTGCGATTTGGACCATTTCAAGGACGTCAACGACGAATGCGGACATCTGGCCGGTGACGCCGTACTTCGAACCATAACCGGACGACTGAGGGGCGCGCTCCGCAAGACCGACATCCTCGGACGCTACGGCGGCGAGGAATTCGGCATCGTCCTGCCGGATACCGATCTTGGCAACGCCATCCGCGCCGCGGAACGCTTGCGCCGTGGCGTCTCGAGCAAACTCATCCCATTCGAAGAGAACGAGCTGTACATCACGGCGAGTTTGGGTGTTGCGCAGTGGCATGACAAAATGGACTCGGTGGAAAGTTTTATTGCCGCCGCAGATCAAGCACTCTATCAAGCCAAGGCTTTAGGAAGAAACAGGGTCTGCGCGGCGGCTCGAGCGGGTAAAGTGGCTTGATCCGCGGCGCCACGACAACTACTTTTTTCGTGTGATCATTGATATCTACGCCGACACCACTTGTCCTTGGTGCCTGATCGGCAAACGCCAGTTAGAACGCGCTTTACGTGAGACAGGCCGGGAAGATGCCATCATTCGTTGGCGGGCTTTCCAAATTTACCCTCACATGCCTGATCGTGGGGGTTCGAGAACCGAGTGGTTGGCTTACCGTTATCCCGAACCGGTCATGCTGCGCGATACCATGCAGAGACTCCACTCACTGGCAGCCCGGGAGAACGTTGAACTTGATTGGGCCAAACTCGATCATTTGCCTAACACCAAAGATTCCCACCGACTGATACGACTCGCCGCTGATTTCGACTGTCAGGAGACTATTGTCGATTCCGTGTTCGAAGCTTATTTTCTGCAACAGCGGGATATCGGTGACCGAGATGTATTATTGGACATCGCGAAAAGTGGGGGATTGAACACCGACATGGTAGCAACCCACCTTGATAGCAATGACGGCGTGGCAGAGATCAAGTCCGATGACCAATACGTCCGGCGACAGGGAATCGGCGCCGTTCCGTTATTTGTCTTCGAAGGCGAGATGGCTTTTACCGGCGCTCAGGACATGCGGGTATTCCGAGCGGTCTTTGACAAAGTGGATAAACTGATCGCCAAACGAAAAACATAATCCTCCGAGATCGCCGTAAGACCATCATGCTAGATCAAAAAAGGCCGATGCCCTCCGGGCATCGGCCTTTTCAACAGACCCTAGGGTAATGACTCAATTACAAGGCAGTAACCTTGGTCGATACCGGGTCCAGATATTTTTCGATTTCGGCCGTGGGATCG
The Pseudomonadota bacterium genome window above contains:
- a CDS encoding DsbA family oxidoreductase; this translates as MIIDIYADTTCPWCLIGKRQLERALRETGREDAIIRWRAFQIYPHMPDRGGSRTEWLAYRYPEPVMLRDTMQRLHSLAARENVELDWAKLDHLPNTKDSHRLIRLAADFDCQETIVDSVFEAYFLQQRDIGDRDVLLDIAKSGGLNTDMVATHLDSNDGVAEIKSDDQYVRRQGIGAVPLFVFEGEMAFTGAQDMRVFRAVFDKVDKLIAKRKT
- a CDS encoding dihydroorotate dehydrogenase: MHTSSDDPLTVDFCGLKLANPLVLLSGCVGFGEEYTRVAGFSNADVGAICLKGTTATARLGNRPHRIYETPAGMLNAIGLQNPGVQAVIDDILPSLNFDETRFVANVSGSTVEEYEEVTRLFDDSSVDAIEINISCPNVKEGGVAFGNSPDMSARVVAACRAATSKPLITKLSPNQTDIAENARRCIEAGSDAFSVINTLQGMAIDAETRRPILGNVQGGLSGPAIKPVALLKVHQVYQVCRPHGIPIIGQGGVISATDAIEFLIAGASAIGIGTALFYDPLVCHKICEGLRAYLTRHKLTHISELVGSLKWAGQTA
- a CDS encoding RNA-binding protein, yielding MSKSIYVGNIPFTTTEEELRDLFSAHGSVLSVKLVSDRETGRPRGFAFVEMESDQADAAIDALNGSQLGGRSLRVNEALERGASRPSRGPRRQF
- a CDS encoding diguanylate cyclase; the encoded protein is MSELPLARIFPLIVDQINLGVFVVDKDMRVQLWNRYLASRSGYPSDEIVGKNLFDAFPELPKAWLEKKIHSVFVLNNFAFTSWEQRPFLFPFQHNRPVTGNLEHMRQDCTFFPLHLDPSGEVSAVCITISDATDAAIYHTQLSTTLQKLEEQSQLDGLTETFNRAYWEQRLREEIARTQRYAHPLSLVICDLDHFKDVNDECGHLAGDAVLRTITGRLRGALRKTDILGRYGGEEFGIVLPDTDLGNAIRAAERLRRGVSSKLIPFEENELYITASLGVAQWHDKMDSVESFIAAADQALYQAKALGRNRVCAAARAGKVA
- a CDS encoding response regulator codes for the protein MAVSTLICDDSAMARKQISRALPEEWLGSIRMASNGVEALEVIRTGGGDLVFLDLTMPEMDGFQVLETIRREDLNTLVFVVSADVQPEARARVMELGALDFIRKPVDKERLRSAMKSCGLL
- a CDS encoding histidine kinase; amino-acid sequence: MNTAVQFTEAQRDCLQETINIAMGQAGDSLARLLNVFIYLSVPTVSLIAPGQMIGALSGLLKHDSAVSAVRQGYYGATDPQGLRGESIVVFSDASYHELANLLAYDSQLDLHAQQELLLDVSNILNGACLGSLANQLGQQLSYAPPALIGQGIPIQNVVDPQQLNWHQVLVVNINYKLENNRFQCDMLLLMPDPTVRVLLQSLDRILDQLE